The DNA sequence CTGGGAATACGTCGCAACCTTGGCCCATCAATCCCGACCTCCCCGACAATCTTGACTGCAGCGTGCCCTCATGAGCCTGACATTTTGTATCTCATCAAACGTCTACCCAATCAAAAGTCTTCTGGGGTTGACATTATCGGAAATGAAGCTCTCAAGATGGTTGGCCATCTTGTTGCTCCGCATCTGGTAAAACTCTTCAACGCTTGCATGAACAAGGGCTATTGCCCACCTCACTTGAAGCGTTCCAAAGCCATTTTTTTAAGGCAGGAAAGACAGCTGACAATCCAAAGGCGTATCGGCCGATTGCGCTCCTTTCTAGTATTGGCAAGATTTTCGAACAGATCATGGTCAAGCATATTAAAGACTTTGTTGCAGAATCCGTTTCAAACAAGAAGCCATTGCTTCCACTGATGCAGTTTGGAGGGCTGGTTGGCAGatcaacaacaatggcaCTGCAAGCTTTGACAAACTTTGTTTACACCGGTTGGGCCAGTGGTAACAAGCGGAAAGTCTCCTTGTTGGGTCTGGATATTTCTGGAGCATTCCCTCGCGTCAACCGCCGTAAGCTTCTCAGGACCTTGGTCCAGAAGGGCCTGCCGGGCTACATTATCAAGTTTGCATGATCCTTTCTTTGTGACCGCCAAACCGTTTTGGAATTACCTGGCCACTATCCTGTGGATTTCTATGAAAACAGTGGCCTTCCCCAGGGAAGCTCTCTATTCCCCcgttcttttccttttctttgcaaCCCCGCTTCTTGACAATCAAAAAAGTTTCATCCCTTTCTGGCCCTTGTACCATGACGTTTGCCTTTGTTGACGACACATACATCATGGTGCGGTCGAATTCGTGGGAGAAGAATTGCGAGAAAATAGCACAAGTACACGACGTGCTCAACTCGTGGGCAGAAGAAATAATGTCTCGTTTGCGCCCGACAAGTATGGCTTATTACATTTTCTTCCTCCCAACACAAAGTCAGGCAGTGTCAAGTGTGTGCCAAATATTGACAAGCTACCTCCTGCCGAGAAGCTCTTTGAAAAAGAATACCTAGTTATCCTAGGTGTTCGAGTGGACAACAGGCTTTCGTGGAAATATCACGTCGACTTGGTTTTTGAACAAGTGGCTAGACATGGACGCTATTTGAAGTGCATTTCCGGTTCCACGTGGGGCCTCAGCCTGTTCAGAATGCGGCAGCTCCATGTTTGTAAACTTCTGCCCATCATAGCATATGGCTGCGCGGCATGGTTCTTTGATTACCAGGGGACAATTCGCCAGGGACATATCCTGCAGCATTTGGTTAAGCAGCTAGACACGCTGCAAGGCGAATTACTTGTCCAAATTTCAGGAGCGATGAAGAATACATCCAGGATTCTCCTCCGAAAAGAACTACATATTTACCCTCTTTCGCACTCGCTCCGAATCAAGGCAACTGCCCATCACGCAAGTGTCTATGACACTGAGCATGCTAAAGAGCTTCGCTTGATTCGAGAAAGAGCTGGCCTTTGTGCTCACAGACTGAAAGCACATCCATTTACCCAACTCGACATATTGGCAGcaaagttaaaaaatatGGCTCAACTTCGGCAGAAACGACACAATGGACATGTAACAGAGGGTATGTGGAACGGCGATCCGGACTGGGCTCAAGGTCGTCAATACACCATCAAGCAAACGACGCTTGACATGTTGAACTTTCAAGCTTCTGCCGCGTGGGAACAGTATCAAAGCAGCCATGTGCCATCTTCGCCCGAGGGCAAGGCTCTTGCACTTAGAGAGCCTTGGGGCAAACGGAGTTTGAATTACTACAAAAAGCTCAACCGGAAGCAGAGCACCATGTTGCTTCACTGCAGAACCGGCTGGATCGGCCTGCGAAGCCATCTGAAACGGCTCAATCTCCAACAGTCGGACCGGTGCCCCCACTGCGACAATGGCCCGCATTGTGTCGAGCATCTATTCATCCACTGCAAGCACAACAGTCTTGCACTGCCACGGAAAAGGCTGTTCCGCGAGGCCGGAACCAGGAACCTGAATACGATTGTTACAAAGCATCCGCAGCTGGCTGCTAATTTTGCCATTACCAACTTTGGCATTGAGCAATTCTCAGTGAACAGAAGCTGGAAGACTGCCGTCAAGCGGTCTCGCACGGAAAGCGAGCCGCTGCCCCCCCCTAAGAAGCAAAGGACCCTTGCACCGTGAAGGAGTTTGACGATTCAAAAGGCTTGATAGGAAAGGCTTTTACAAAGTATTGAGGAAATAACTTGTATGATAGGGACAGTGAGACACAGTGCATATAGTAATATAGGCCTTGTTTACCTTATTCCTCCTGGGTATGGAGAGataaactacctattatCGTGACTTGTTATtgaaccttttttttggtgttttgttgttgttgttgtttccCTCCATTACGTATTTGGTATGGTAAGTCCAaatcttcattcttttttccatccATTCTGCGAAAATAGGGCTTTACTTATTTGCGTCATATGCTAATTTTAGTACCGAGTGCTCTATGGCGTACAGATTATGCCTGTTACAAACCAACCACATAAGGATCCTTTTGGTATATACCTTCGGCAATACACCGGAAGGCCATAACTAATCAGGGTGTGGGACTCCCTCTTTTAGTAGGATATATACctacttataaaataagaacACAGCTCTAGGAGTGCATTCTCATTAGGTACTATAAGACTTACACTAGTGATAACTATAgaataacttattatataagaactATTTATTacacttattaaataaaacttaaatagttagttattaatatagcacttttagataataattaaattagttatttataaccttattaactatataattatattacttattaaatcttttaCATCTctctgctaatataaactaatgCCTTAGCTTATAGATTAAGAACCTACCCTATACCTaagtataatagtataagttaaaatattatatattaataactcttgttTAAAAGATACCTATAATCtcttaagtaaatttaaactACTATACCTAAAGTAATTAGATTAACTAGCACTTCTGTTAACTTAACCCCTAAGACTACTCTTATCTTTACTTAAGATGCTAAtagaaatattattataggAGAAGCTCTTAATTAGGATAATATATCTAAGGATTAGATTAAAGCTTTCCTTTAAgatatatttaactttaataagCTTCTTATAAAAGTAGTTAAGACTAAGAAGTCTATAAGTAAAGATATAAGAAGacttattaagtattaactgccttttatatttaatagaaAAACTAGTAAactttataacttttaaacttaacttaaggcttattttattaactttaaaaatactattaacACTAAAACTAAGAAAGTTTCCTTTACAGCTACTTACCTTAAAGAAActatacttaaataattttaccTTAtttaagatatatattttaataaccCTATTAGACTATAGCCtgcttatattaataaa is a window from the Trichoderma atroviride chromosome 5, complete sequence genome containing:
- a CDS encoding uncharacterized protein (EggNog:ENOG41) encodes the protein MRQLHVCKLLPIIAYGCAAWFFDYQGTIRQGHILQHLVKQLDTLQGELLVQISGAMKNTSRILLRKELHIYPLSHSLRIKATAHHASVYDTEHAKELRLIRERAGLCAHRLKAHPFTQLDILAAKLKNMAQLRQKRHNGHVTEGMWNGDPDWAQGRQYTIKQTTLDMLNFQASAAWEQYQSSHVPSSPEGKALALREPWGKRSLNYYKKLNRKQSTMLLHCRTGWIGLRSHLKRLNLQQSDRCPHCDNGPHCVEHLFIHCKHNSLALPRKRLFREAGTRNLNTIVTKHPQLAANFAITNFGIEQFSVNRSWKTAVKRSRTESEPLPPPKKQRTLAP